In Flavobacterium endoglycinae, one DNA window encodes the following:
- a CDS encoding LOG family protein → MRLEDFDNDEDKVIQDSLKQKTWNEIKSNDSWAIFKIMAEFVNGYESMGRIGPCVSIFGSARTKPDDKYYLLAEKIAFKISKAGYGVITGGGPGIMEAGNKGAHLGGGISVGLNIELPFEQHFNPYIDHDKNLNFDYFFVRKVMFVKYSQGFVVMPGGFGTLDEMFEAITLIQTKKIGKFPIILVGVEFWSGLIEWVKTVLVEKMHTVSPEDLNLFKIVDTEDEVVEALDKFYKKYDLSPNF, encoded by the coding sequence ATGAGATTAGAAGATTTTGATAATGATGAAGATAAAGTAATCCAAGATAGTTTAAAGCAAAAAACCTGGAATGAAATTAAAAGTAATGACAGCTGGGCGATTTTTAAAATTATGGCTGAGTTTGTTAACGGTTACGAAAGCATGGGAAGAATTGGTCCTTGTGTTTCTATTTTTGGATCGGCGAGAACAAAACCAGATGACAAATATTATTTATTAGCCGAAAAAATTGCTTTCAAAATCAGTAAAGCTGGTTATGGTGTAATTACAGGCGGTGGTCCCGGAATTATGGAAGCCGGAAATAAAGGCGCACATTTAGGAGGCGGAATTTCGGTTGGTTTGAATATCGAACTTCCATTTGAACAGCATTTCAATCCATACATTGACCACGATAAAAATTTGAATTTCGATTATTTCTTTGTGAGAAAAGTAATGTTTGTTAAATATTCTCAAGGATTTGTGGTAATGCCAGGTGGTTTTGGAACCTTGGATGAGATGTTTGAAGCAATAACTTTGATACAGACTAAGAAAATTGGGAAATTTCCAATTATTTTAGTTGGTGTTGAATTCTGGTCTGGTTTGATCGAATGGGTAAAAACAGTTTTAGTGGAGAAAATGCATACGGTAAGTCCAGAAGATTTGAACTTATTCAAGATTGTAGATACTGAAGATGAAGTAGTTGAAGCTTTAGATAAATTCTACAAGAAATACGACTTAAGTCCGAATTTCTAA
- the uvrA gene encoding excinuclease ABC subunit UvrA, giving the protein MLDKDNTIEVLGARVHNLKNIDISIPREKLVVITGLSGSGKSSLAFDTIYAEGQRRYVETFSAYARQFLGGLERPDVDKIDGLSPVIAIEQKTTSKSPRSTVGTITEIYDFLRLLYARGADAYSYNTGEKMVSYSDEQIKNLIIQDYKGKRINILAPVIKARKGHYAELFQQITKQGFLKVRVNGDVQDLIAGMKLDRYKTHDIEIVVDRMVIEDNPDTQKRLAESINTAMHHGEDVLMILDQDSNEVRYFSRNLMCPSTGISYQNPEPNLFSFNSPKGACPHCNGLGTVHEINVKKIIPNPKLSIKAGGFAPLGEYKSSWIFKQLETIGEKFGFKLTDPIEKIPEGAMTMILHGGKDKFSINSKDLGVTREYKIDFEGISNFIKNQYDESASTTLKRWAKDFMDEIACPVCEGSRLKKEALFFRVNEKNITELCDMDISDLTAWFLDLENHLTDKQLLIASEVVKEIKDRLNFLMNVGLNYLALSRSSKSLSGGEAQRIRLATQIGSQLVGVLYILDEPSIGLHQRDNEKLIHSLEQLRDIGNSVIVVEHDKDMIETADYVIDIGPKAGKYGGQIISTGTPKETLASDTITAQYLNGKMKLEIPKERRKGNGKFLKLTGATGNNLKNVSIEIPLGQLICVTGVSGSGKSTLINETLYPILNAHYFNGVKKPQPYKKIEGLEHIDKVIDIDQSPIGRTPRSNPATYTEVFTEIRNLFTMTSESMIRGYKAGRFSFNVKGGRCETCEGSGVRTIEMNFLPDVYVECETCQGKRFNRETLEIRYKGKSISDVLDMTVDEAVPFFENIPKIYRKVKTIQDVGLGYITLGQQSTTLSGGEAQRIKLAGELSKKDTGNTFYILDEPTTGLHFEDIRVLMDVINKLVDKGNTILVIEHNMDVIKLADYIIDIGPEGGKGGGQLVAKGTPEEVAQNKKSYTAKFLKKELE; this is encoded by the coding sequence ATGTTAGATAAAGACAACACTATTGAAGTTCTTGGTGCAAGAGTTCATAATCTAAAAAATATTGACATTTCCATTCCGCGTGAAAAATTGGTTGTAATTACCGGTTTATCAGGTTCGGGAAAATCTTCTTTGGCATTTGATACTATTTATGCTGAAGGACAGCGTCGTTATGTTGAAACTTTTTCGGCGTATGCCCGACAATTTCTTGGCGGTTTAGAACGTCCAGATGTTGATAAAATCGACGGTCTTTCGCCGGTAATTGCTATTGAACAAAAAACGACCAGTAAAAGTCCGCGTTCTACCGTAGGAACTATTACTGAAATATATGATTTCCTTCGACTTTTATACGCTCGTGGCGCTGATGCTTACAGCTACAATACAGGCGAAAAAATGGTTTCGTATTCTGATGAGCAGATTAAAAATCTGATTATTCAAGATTACAAAGGGAAACGCATCAACATTCTTGCTCCGGTCATTAAAGCCAGAAAAGGTCATTACGCCGAATTATTCCAACAAATCACCAAACAAGGTTTTTTAAAAGTCCGTGTAAATGGTGACGTTCAGGATTTAATTGCCGGAATGAAGCTTGATCGTTATAAAACACACGACATTGAAATTGTAGTTGACAGAATGGTTATCGAAGATAATCCGGACACCCAGAAAAGATTGGCCGAAAGTATCAATACAGCCATGCATCATGGTGAAGATGTTTTGATGATTTTAGATCAAGATTCTAATGAAGTACGTTATTTCAGCCGAAACTTAATGTGTCCTTCAACGGGAATTTCATATCAAAATCCAGAACCAAATTTATTTTCATTCAACTCTCCCAAAGGAGCTTGTCCACATTGCAACGGATTAGGAACAGTTCATGAAATTAATGTAAAAAAGATTATTCCAAATCCTAAATTATCGATTAAGGCCGGTGGTTTTGCTCCTCTTGGCGAATATAAATCATCATGGATTTTCAAACAATTAGAAACTATTGGAGAAAAATTCGGTTTCAAACTTACTGATCCAATCGAGAAAATTCCTGAAGGAGCTATGACCATGATTTTACATGGCGGAAAAGATAAATTTTCGATCAACTCAAAAGATCTTGGCGTAACAAGAGAATATAAAATTGATTTTGAAGGAATTTCAAATTTCATCAAAAATCAATATGACGAAAGTGCCTCTACAACTTTAAAACGCTGGGCTAAAGATTTCATGGATGAAATTGCGTGTCCTGTTTGCGAAGGCTCTCGTCTTAAAAAAGAAGCTTTATTCTTTAGAGTAAATGAAAAAAATATCACCGAATTGTGTGATATGGACATTTCAGATTTAACAGCTTGGTTTTTGGATTTAGAAAATCATTTAACCGATAAACAGCTTTTAATTGCTTCTGAAGTAGTAAAAGAAATCAAAGACCGTTTGAACTTCTTAATGAATGTTGGTTTGAATTATCTGGCTTTAAGCCGAAGTTCAAAATCACTTTCTGGAGGTGAAGCACAGCGTATTCGTCTGGCAACCCAAATTGGTTCGCAATTAGTAGGTGTTTTATATATTTTGGATGAACCGAGTATTGGTTTACACCAAAGAGACAATGAAAAACTGATTCATTCATTAGAACAATTACGCGACATCGGAAACTCGGTTATTGTAGTCGAACACGACAAAGACATGATTGAAACAGCCGATTATGTAATTGATATTGGTCCAAAAGCTGGTAAATACGGTGGACAGATTATTAGTACCGGAACGCCAAAAGAAACTTTGGCTTCAGACACCATTACTGCTCAATATTTGAACGGTAAAATGAAACTGGAAATTCCGAAAGAAAGAAGAAAAGGAAACGGAAAATTCTTGAAACTAACAGGAGCTACTGGAAATAACCTAAAAAATGTTTCTATAGAAATTCCTTTAGGACAATTGATTTGTGTAACAGGGGTTTCTGGAAGTGGAAAGTCAACTTTGATTAACGAGACGCTCTACCCTATTCTAAATGCTCATTATTTTAATGGTGTAAAAAAACCACAGCCTTATAAAAAGATTGAAGGTTTAGAACATATAGACAAAGTAATCGATATTGACCAAAGTCCGATTGGTCGTACGCCACGTTCAAATCCCGCAACCTATACAGAAGTTTTCACTGAAATCAGAAATCTATTTACAATGACTTCTGAAAGTATGATTCGCGGTTACAAAGCCGGACGTTTCAGTTTTAACGTAAAAGGCGGACGCTGCGAAACGTGTGAAGGTTCTGGTGTAAGAACAATCGAAATGAATTTCCTTCCAGATGTTTATGTAGAATGTGAAACGTGTCAAGGAAAACGTTTCAATAGAGAAACACTGGAAATTCGATACAAAGGAAAATCAATTTCGGATGTTTTGGATATGACGGTTGACGAGGCCGTTCCGTTCTTTGAAAACATTCCGAAGATTTACAGAAAAGTAAAAACCATTCAAGATGTTGGTTTAGGATATATCACGCTTGGCCAGCAAAGCACAACACTTTCTGGCGGTGAAGCGCAGCGTATTAAATTAGCCGGAGAATTATCTAAAAAAGATACGGGAAATACGTTTTACATTCTGGACGAACCAACAACCGGACTTCATTTTGAAGACATTCGCGTTCTAATGGACGTTATTAATAAATTAGTCGATAAAGGAAATACCATATTGGTTATCGAACATAATATGGACGTTATCAAACTTGCAGATTACATTATCGATATTGGTCCAGAAGGAGGAAAAGGCGGCGGACAATTGGTTGCCAAAGGAACTCCAGAAGAAGTGGCGCAGAACAAGAAAAGCTATACTGCTAAGTTCTTAAAGAAAGAATTAGAATAA
- a CDS encoding chloride channel protein, with product MIKKLFQRLESIIALSQSILTPKQFIFLSSVLVGISCAFAVIVLKTFAHSVFSFATYINGILKLSFINSILPIIGIVLTVFVVKKVLNGTIQKGTSQILYAVAKKASIIPKKQMYAQIITSSLTVGLGGSAGLESPIVITGAAFGSNYAQNYKLAYKDRTLLIGCGVAAGIAAAFNAPIAGVLFAIEVLLVDVSISAFTPIMISAATGALVSAIVLDESILLSFKKQENFDYHNIPFYVVLGVLTGLVAIYYSRNFQRVEHYFAKQQIGTYKKALIGSSLLALLIFIFPTLFGEGYESIKILSEANPGQLLNNTLFGDFRNNEWVLLLFVGATMMVKVFASGLTIGSGGNGGNFAPSLFLGSYLGYFFSKLISLTGLSHLPISNFTMVGMAGILSGLFHAPLTAIFLIAEITGGYGLMIPLMIVSSISFAISKRYEKYSLDVKNLAKKGHAFTSNKDSNILSTLDIDTIIQCDYLTVHPEENLSKLVDLISHSNQVVFAVVNDEKDLVGVVHFNDIREIIFNAYRVKYTQIKDVMKTPAEIILSHDSMEVVMTKFERSKTAFLPVLRNEKYFGFISKSIALEAYRMKLRSMTIE from the coding sequence ATGATAAAAAAACTTTTTCAAAGACTAGAAAGCATAATTGCTTTATCGCAATCTATATTGACGCCAAAGCAATTTATTTTTTTATCAAGCGTATTGGTTGGGATTTCATGCGCATTTGCCGTAATTGTCTTAAAAACTTTTGCTCACAGCGTTTTTTCTTTTGCCACTTATATTAACGGAATTTTAAAATTGAGTTTCATTAACAGTATTCTTCCCATTATTGGAATTGTACTGACCGTTTTTGTAGTTAAAAAAGTTTTAAACGGAACTATTCAAAAAGGGACTTCTCAAATTTTATATGCGGTTGCCAAAAAAGCAAGTATCATTCCGAAAAAACAAATGTATGCGCAGATTATAACCAGCTCCTTAACTGTAGGTTTAGGAGGATCTGCCGGATTAGAAAGTCCTATCGTAATTACCGGAGCTGCATTTGGCTCCAATTATGCACAAAACTATAAATTAGCGTATAAAGATCGAACATTGCTAATTGGCTGTGGAGTTGCTGCTGGAATCGCTGCCGCTTTTAATGCTCCAATTGCAGGTGTGCTTTTTGCCATCGAAGTATTGTTAGTCGATGTGAGTATTTCTGCTTTTACACCTATTATGATTTCTGCCGCAACAGGTGCTTTAGTATCTGCAATTGTGTTAGACGAATCGATCCTTCTATCTTTCAAAAAACAAGAAAATTTCGATTATCACAATATTCCTTTTTATGTCGTATTAGGAGTTTTAACAGGGCTTGTAGCCATTTACTATTCAAGGAATTTCCAGAGAGTTGAGCATTATTTTGCCAAACAACAAATTGGTACTTATAAAAAAGCCTTAATAGGTTCGTCACTTTTAGCATTATTGATTTTTATTTTTCCAACACTTTTTGGTGAAGGGTATGAAAGCATTAAAATTTTATCTGAAGCAAATCCAGGCCAATTACTAAACAACACTTTATTTGGTGATTTTAGAAACAATGAATGGGTATTGCTTCTCTTTGTTGGGGCAACCATGATGGTAAAAGTATTTGCATCGGGACTTACAATTGGAAGCGGTGGTAACGGAGGAAACTTTGCCCCTTCTCTTTTCTTAGGATCGTATCTGGGATATTTTTTCTCCAAATTAATAAGTCTCACAGGTTTATCGCATTTACCCATCAGCAATTTTACAATGGTTGGAATGGCAGGAATTTTAAGTGGTTTATTTCACGCACCGCTGACAGCCATATTCCTTATTGCCGAAATTACAGGAGGTTACGGATTAATGATTCCGCTTATGATTGTTTCGTCTATTAGTTTTGCTATTTCTAAACGATATGAAAAATATTCGCTTGACGTAAAAAATCTAGCCAAAAAAGGTCATGCTTTTACCAGCAATAAAGATTCAAACATTTTATCTACTCTGGATATTGACACGATCATTCAATGTGATTATTTAACCGTTCATCCAGAAGAAAATCTAAGCAAACTGGTTGATCTTATTTCACATTCTAATCAAGTCGTTTTTGCTGTTGTTAATGATGAAAAAGATTTGGTTGGTGTGGTTCATTTCAACGATATCCGTGAAATCATTTTCAATGCATATCGCGTAAAATACACACAGATAAAAGACGTCATGAAAACTCCTGCTGAAATAATTCTATCACACGACAGTATGGAAGTTGTAATGACCAAATTCGAAAGATCTAAAACTGCATTTCTTCCTGTTTTACGAAATGAAAAATACTTCGGTTTCATTTCAAAATCTATAGCATTAGAAGCCTACAGAATGAAACTGCGTTCAATGACAATTGAATAA
- the ggt gene encoding gamma-glutamyltransferase, whose protein sequence is MKKISLLFYFVTISSFAQQTAAPTGLTASKAMVVSAREEASKIGVEIMKKGGNAFDAMVGTELALAVAYPFAGNLGGGGFMVYRKANGEVGTLDYREKAPMAASKDMFLDKEGNVIKGKSTDSPLAIGVPGTIAGVFAVHKKLGSLPMSEILKPVIALAEKGVVVTQKQQKQYDSYHDAIVKANGPNGFMSKSYKENDTIKYPALANTLKRILKNGKDEFYKGKTAQILVDYLKKKGGIITLKDLASYEAKWRKPLQFTYKDLKITSMPPPSSGGICLAQIMKMISPFYLSKMGHNSEQSIQVIVEAERRAYADRSQFLGDPDFVKIPINGLLSDAYLKERMSTFDSEKASLSSEIKEGKVTYNESTETTHYSIVDSFGNAVAATTTLNDGFGSKYYCDELGFFLNNEMDDFSAKPGSPNMFGLVGNEANSIAPQKRMLSSMTPTIVEKNGKLFMVVGSPGGSTIITSVLQTILNVYEYNFSMQEAVNAPRFHHQWLPDLITFEPNAFSPNTLDSLKAKGYLINEKTTPVIGKVDAILVLPDGKLEAGADFRGDDKAAGF, encoded by the coding sequence ATGAAAAAAATTTCTCTGTTATTTTATTTCGTAACCATCTCTAGTTTTGCGCAGCAAACGGCGGCGCCAACAGGTTTAACAGCTTCAAAAGCAATGGTCGTTTCGGCTCGCGAAGAAGCTTCAAAAATTGGTGTTGAAATCATGAAAAAAGGCGGAAATGCTTTTGATGCCATGGTAGGAACCGAATTAGCACTAGCAGTTGCTTATCCGTTTGCAGGAAACCTTGGCGGCGGTGGATTTATGGTTTATCGAAAAGCAAACGGAGAAGTTGGAACCTTAGATTATCGCGAAAAAGCACCAATGGCAGCTTCTAAAGATATGTTTCTGGATAAAGAAGGAAATGTAATAAAAGGAAAAAGTACCGATAGTCCGCTTGCGATTGGTGTTCCGGGAACTATTGCCGGTGTTTTTGCCGTTCATAAAAAATTGGGCTCGCTGCCAATGTCAGAAATTTTAAAACCTGTAATTGCGCTTGCAGAAAAAGGAGTTGTTGTAACTCAAAAACAACAAAAACAATATGATTCCTATCATGACGCTATTGTAAAAGCAAACGGTCCAAACGGATTCATGTCGAAAAGTTATAAAGAAAATGATACTATAAAATATCCTGCTCTTGCTAATACTTTAAAACGAATTTTAAAAAATGGGAAAGATGAGTTTTACAAAGGAAAAACCGCACAGATTCTTGTTGACTATTTAAAGAAAAAAGGCGGTATTATTACACTTAAAGATTTAGCATCTTACGAAGCAAAATGGAGAAAACCATTGCAGTTTACTTATAAAGATTTAAAAATTACTTCGATGCCGCCTCCAAGCAGCGGTGGAATTTGTCTGGCTCAGATTATGAAGATGATTTCCCCTTTCTATCTTTCAAAAATGGGGCATAATTCAGAACAATCTATACAGGTAATTGTAGAAGCTGAAAGAAGAGCTTACGCAGATAGAAGCCAGTTTTTAGGAGATCCTGATTTTGTAAAAATTCCAATTAACGGACTTTTATCGGATGCATATTTAAAAGAAAGAATGTCAACTTTTGATTCAGAAAAAGCTTCTCTATCTTCAGAAATAAAAGAAGGAAAAGTGACGTATAATGAAAGCACCGAAACGACACATTACTCAATTGTAGATTCATTTGGAAATGCCGTTGCCGCTACTACAACGCTTAATGATGGTTTTGGTTCGAAATATTACTGCGATGAATTAGGTTTCTTTTTAAACAACGAAATGGATGATTTCAGTGCCAAACCGGGTTCTCCAAATATGTTCGGATTAGTTGGAAACGAAGCCAACAGTATTGCGCCACAAAAAAGAATGTTGAGTTCTATGACGCCAACGATTGTAGAAAAAAACGGAAAACTTTTTATGGTTGTGGGTTCTCCTGGAGGTTCAACAATCATAACTTCTGTTCTTCAAACCATTTTAAATGTTTACGAATACAATTTCAGCATGCAGGAAGCAGTAAATGCACCTCGTTTTCATCATCAGTGGCTGCCGGATTTAATTACTTTTGAACCAAATGCTTTTAGTCCAAATACTTTAGACAGCCTGAAAGCTAAAGGCTACCTAATCAATGAGAAAACAACTCCTGTAATTGGAAAAGTAGATGCTATTTTAGTTTTACCAGACGGTAAACTAGAAGCAGGAGCTGATTTTAGAGGCGATGACAAAGCAGCTGGATTTTAA
- a CDS encoding acyl carrier protein phosphodiesterase — protein sequence MNFLAHIYLSGDNDLIKIGNFMADGIRGKQFEHFPEDVQKGILLHRFIDTYTDSHDIFRQSTKRLHEKYHHYSGVIVDIVYDHFLAKNWTQYSDEKLETFINRFYNSLHDNYDILTEKTQGLMPYMIERNWLLSYRTVEGIHQILTQMDRRSKNRSKMQFASEELKEFYNEFEQEFTTFFEDLRQQANQKLLTL from the coding sequence ATGAATTTCCTTGCCCATATATATCTTTCCGGCGATAATGATTTAATCAAAATTGGCAATTTTATGGCCGATGGCATTCGCGGAAAACAATTTGAACACTTTCCCGAAGATGTTCAAAAAGGAATTCTTTTACACAGATTTATAGATACTTATACTGATTCTCACGATATTTTCAGACAAAGCACCAAACGTCTTCATGAAAAATACCACCATTATTCGGGCGTCATTGTAGATATTGTTTATGATCACTTTCTGGCCAAAAACTGGACACAATATTCAGATGAAAAGCTGGAAACTTTCATCAATCGATTTTACAATTCGCTTCATGATAACTACGACATTTTAACCGAAAAAACACAGGGATTAATGCCGTATATGATCGAGAGAAACTGGCTTCTAAGTTATCGTACGGTTGAAGGAATCCATCAAATCCTGACCCAAATGGATCGAAGGTCTAAAAATAGGTCTAAAATGCAGTTTGCCAGCGAAGAATTAAAAGAATTTTACAATGAATTTGAACAGGAATTCACCACTTTCTTTGAAGATCTGCGACAACAAGCCAACCAAAAGCTACTTACTTTATAA
- the glmM gene encoding phosphoglucosamine mutase, with protein MTLIKSISGIRGTIGGKVGDNLTPVDAVKFASAYGTFLKNNTSKEKLTVVIGRDARISGPMIHNLVVNTLIGLGIDVIDLGLSTTPTVEVAVPLEKADGGIILTASHNPKQWNALKLLNEKGEFLSGADGAKILEIAEAEAFDFSDVDSLGEIIPNDAYMDIHIDEVLNLPLVDIQAVKEAKFKVVVDGVNSSGGIIIPKLLKQMGVEVVELYCEPNGHFPHNPEPLKEHLTDISELVVKEKAHLGIVVDPDVDRLAFISDDGEMFGEEYTLVAVADYVLSKTPGNTVSNMSSSRALRDVTKAHGGSYEASAVGEVNVVELMKKNNAVIGGEGNGGIIYPELHYGRDSLVGVALFLTHLANKKTSVAALRASYPEYYMSKNKIELTPQIDVDAILAAMTDKYKNEDISTIDGVKIDFATEWVHLRKSNTEPIIRIYTEAPSQDAADKLALRIIDEIKVIAGI; from the coding sequence ATGACTTTAATAAAATCTATCTCAGGTATTCGAGGAACGATTGGGGGGAAAGTAGGAGATAACCTGACTCCAGTTGATGCTGTAAAATTTGCTTCGGCATACGGAACCTTTCTGAAAAACAATACTTCAAAAGAAAAACTAACAGTTGTAATTGGCCGTGATGCAAGAATCTCAGGACCAATGATTCATAATCTAGTTGTAAATACTTTAATTGGTTTAGGAATCGATGTAATCGATCTTGGACTTTCTACTACGCCTACGGTTGAAGTGGCTGTTCCGCTTGAAAAAGCTGATGGTGGAATCATTTTAACAGCATCACACAACCCAAAACAATGGAATGCTCTAAAGCTTTTAAATGAAAAAGGCGAATTTTTAAGTGGTGCCGATGGTGCTAAAATTCTTGAAATTGCCGAAGCCGAAGCTTTTGATTTCTCGGATGTGGATAGTTTAGGAGAAATTATTCCAAATGATGCTTATATGGATATTCATATTGATGAAGTTTTAAATCTTCCTTTGGTTGATATTCAGGCTGTAAAAGAAGCAAAATTCAAAGTAGTGGTTGATGGTGTAAATTCATCAGGTGGAATTATTATTCCGAAACTATTAAAACAAATGGGAGTTGAAGTAGTAGAATTGTACTGTGAACCAAACGGACATTTCCCTCATAATCCAGAGCCTTTAAAAGAACACTTAACTGATATTTCAGAATTAGTGGTAAAAGAAAAAGCACATTTAGGAATTGTTGTTGATCCAGATGTAGATCGTCTAGCTTTTATTAGTGACGATGGTGAAATGTTTGGTGAAGAATATACTTTGGTTGCTGTTGCGGATTATGTTTTAAGCAAAACTCCAGGAAATACAGTTTCGAATATGTCATCTTCTCGTGCATTAAGAGATGTTACTAAAGCGCACGGCGGAAGCTACGAGGCGAGTGCAGTAGGCGAGGTGAATGTAGTTGAATTAATGAAGAAAAATAATGCTGTTATTGGCGGTGAAGGTAACGGCGGAATTATTTATCCTGAGCTTCATTATGGTAGAGATAGTTTGGTAGGTGTCGCTTTGTTCCTAACACATTTGGCAAACAAAAAAACATCAGTTGCTGCTTTGAGAGCTTCATATCCTGAATATTATATGAGCAAAAATAAAATTGAATTAACACCGCAGATTGATGTTGATGCAATTTTAGCTGCTATGACAGATAAATATAAAAACGAAGATATCTCAACAATCGATGGAGTAAAAATTGATTTTGCAACAGAGTGGGTTCATTTAAGAAAATCAAATACAGAACCAATTATTCGTATTTATACAGAAGCGCCTTCTCAAGATGCTGCTGATAAATTAGCACTTAGAATTATTGACGAAATAAAAGTAATTGCTGGAATTTAA
- a CDS encoding glycosyl hydrolase: MIKKLLFTLLTLICSAIVFSQSPKRGIAYGNNSTADLQALKPGISWWYNWGSLPENDVNANYASLGLEYVPMAWGKVNDGDVQAFIDRIKPGAKYLLAFNEPNFTDGARLTPQEAVNAWKNVEKIAAAKNLEIVSASPAYNGPNNYGGYSDPVAWHNQFFLLCPDCKVDYIAFHTYDNTAGAVIGVTGLLKNFNRPVWVTEFANRVIQSETDKINFMKTIVSSFENDPDIYRYSWFTGRVPSDWTDMLEGQLLSPASGVLKPIGTAYINESYTSKKMSVPGRITANKHYRRKGTGLQNTTDSGTGQNVCFINNGDWNEFMLNVADAGVYNLTFRVASPTNTGKFDILVNNVAVKTDETFPPTGDWQTYADKVVNGITLPKGEVYLKIKFKSNDMNFNYIDAVVSNLGVNDHQKENGSFTIYPNPVKTQSTLHIKSHITEPLTIKIVDMKGDICFSSDDYFTNEDIKIGDKLAPGVYIVNVSYGNIKKSIKIIKN; the protein is encoded by the coding sequence ATGATCAAAAAGCTACTTTTTACATTATTAACCTTAATTTGTTCGGCAATTGTATTTTCTCAGAGTCCTAAAAGAGGAATTGCATACGGAAACAATTCTACTGCCGATTTACAGGCTTTAAAACCCGGAATTTCGTGGTGGTACAATTGGGGATCTCTTCCTGAAAATGACGTTAATGCTAATTATGCTTCGCTTGGCTTAGAATATGTTCCAATGGCTTGGGGAAAAGTAAACGATGGCGATGTACAAGCCTTTATTGACCGTATTAAACCGGGAGCTAAATATCTATTAGCGTTCAATGAGCCTAATTTTACTGATGGCGCTCGCTTAACACCTCAGGAAGCAGTAAATGCATGGAAAAATGTTGAAAAAATTGCCGCAGCTAAAAATCTAGAAATTGTGAGTGCTTCTCCGGCTTATAATGGTCCTAATAACTATGGCGGTTACAGCGATCCAGTAGCGTGGCATAACCAGTTTTTTCTTTTATGTCCAGACTGTAAAGTCGATTATATTGCTTTTCATACGTATGATAATACAGCAGGAGCTGTTATTGGTGTAACAGGACTTTTAAAAAACTTTAATCGTCCGGTTTGGGTAACTGAGTTTGCAAACAGAGTTATTCAAAGTGAAACTGATAAAATTAACTTCATGAAAACCATCGTGAGCAGTTTTGAAAACGATCCTGATATTTACCGATATTCTTGGTTTACAGGACGTGTTCCTTCTGATTGGACTGATATGCTTGAAGGACAATTACTAAGCCCAGCTAGTGGTGTTTTAAAACCAATTGGAACGGCTTATATCAACGAAAGTTATACTTCTAAAAAAATGAGTGTGCCAGGAAGAATTACTGCTAATAAACATTATAGAAGAAAAGGAACAGGATTGCAAAACACAACCGATTCTGGAACTGGACAAAATGTTTGTTTTATAAACAATGGAGACTGGAATGAATTTATGCTCAATGTAGCCGATGCAGGAGTTTACAATTTAACTTTTAGAGTTGCTTCACCAACAAACACTGGAAAATTTGATATTCTGGTAAATAATGTAGCAGTAAAAACAGACGAGACTTTTCCACCAACAGGAGACTGGCAAACTTATGCTGACAAAGTTGTAAACGGAATTACACTACCAAAAGGTGAAGTATACCTTAAAATTAAATTCAAATCAAACGATATGAATTTTAATTATATTGATGCTGTAGTTTCTAATTTAGGAGTAAACGATCACCAAAAAGAAAATGGTTCTTTCACTATTTATCCAAATCCGGTAAAAACCCAATCAACGCTTCATATAAAATCACATATAACAGAACCATTGACGATCAAAATTGTTGATATGAAAGGAGATATATGTTTTTCTTCAGATGATTATTTTACAAATGAAGATATTAAAATTGGCGATAAACTCGCGCCGGGAGTATATATCGTAAACGTTTCTTACGGAAACATCAAAAAATCAATTAAGATTATTAAGAACTAA